A genomic region of Staphylococcus roterodami contains the following coding sequences:
- a CDS encoding SMP-30/gluconolactonase/LRE family protein, which translates to MKKQDLPTLVYRGKSSSAVPIISESELQTITAEPWLEISEKGLQLEGLNFDRHGQLYLLDVFEGNIFKVNPETKEIKRPFVSHKANPAAIKIHKDGRLFICYLGDFKSTGGIFAAVENGDNTQDIIEDISTEYCIDDMVFDSKGGFYFTDFRGYSTNPLGGVYYVTPDFKTVTPIIQNISVANGIALSTDEKVLWVTETTANRLHRIALEDDGVTIQPFGATIPYYFTGHEGPDSCCIDSGDNLYVAMYGQGRVLVFNKRGYPIGQILIPGREEGHMLRSTHPQFIPGTNQLIICTNDIEMGGGSMLYTVNGFAKGHQSYQFQ; encoded by the coding sequence ATGAAGAAACAAGATTTACCAACATTAGTTTATAGAGGAAAGTCTAGCAGTGCCGTTCCGATTATATCTGAGAGTGAATTGCAAACTATTACTGCTGAACCATGGCTAGAAATTTCAGAGAAAGGATTGCAATTAGAAGGATTAAATTTTGATCGACATGGCCAACTATACTTATTAGATGTGTTTGAAGGAAATATTTTTAAAGTAAATCCAGAAACTAAAGAAATTAAGCGACCTTTTGTAAGCCATAAAGCCAATCCGGCAGCAATTAAAATACATAAAGACGGTCGATTATTTATTTGTTATTTAGGAGATTTTAAATCTACAGGTGGTATTTTTGCAGCGGTAGAAAATGGTGACAATACACAAGATATCATTGAAGATATTTCAACAGAATATTGTATTGATGACATGGTATTTGATTCTAAAGGTGGGTTTTATTTTACAGATTTTAGAGGATACTCTACCAACCCGCTAGGAGGCGTTTATTATGTTACGCCGGACTTTAAAACAGTAACGCCTATTATTCAAAATATCAGTGTAGCTAATGGTATTGCTTTAAGTACTGATGAAAAAGTACTATGGGTAACTGAAACGACCGCAAATCGATTACATCGTATTGCACTTGAAGATGATGGTGTGACGATACAACCATTTGGGGCAACAATACCGTACTATTTTACGGGGCATGAAGGTCCAGACTCTTGTTGTATTGATAGTGGTGATAATTTATATGTGGCTATGTATGGTCAAGGCCGAGTATTAGTATTTAATAAAAGAGGTTATCCAATAGGACAAATATTGATACCAGGTCGTGAAGAAGGTCATATGTTACGTTCTACACATCCACAATTTATACCTGGAACAAATCAACTCATTATTTGTACAAATGATATTGAAATGGGTGGTGGATCTATGCTTTATACAGTTAATGGTTTTGCAAAAGGGCACCAAAGTTATCAGTTTCAATAA
- a CDS encoding rhodanese-related sulfurtransferase — protein sequence MNYQVLLYYKYTTIDNPEQFAQDHLAFCKAHNLKGRILVSTEGINGTLSGTTEETEQYMAHMHADERFKDMVFKIDKADGHAFKKMHVRPRKEIVALDLEDDVDPRHTTGQYLSPVEFRKALEDDDTVIIDARNDYEFDLGHFRGAIRPDITRFRDLPDWIKENKELFADKKVVTYCTGGIRCEKFSGWLLKEGFEDVAQLHGGIATYGKDPETKGQYWDGKMYVFDDRISVDINQVEKTIIGKDWFDGKPCERYINCANPECNKQILVSEENEAKYLGACSYECAKHERNRYVQANNISDNEWQHRLTNFDDLHQHA from the coding sequence ATGAACTATCAAGTTCTTTTATATTATAAATATACGACAATTGATAACCCTGAACAGTTTGCTCAGGATCACTTAGCGTTTTGTAAAGCACACAATTTAAAAGGTAGAATTCTTGTTTCAACTGAAGGTATTAATGGTACATTGTCAGGTACAACAGAAGAAACAGAGCAATATATGGCACATATGCATGCTGATGAACGGTTCAAAGACATGGTATTTAAAATTGATAAAGCTGATGGACATGCCTTTAAGAAAATGCACGTTCGACCTCGAAAAGAAATCGTTGCTTTAGATTTAGAAGATGACGTCGATCCTAGACACACAACTGGTCAGTATTTATCACCTGTAGAGTTTAGAAAAGCTCTTGAAGATGATGACACAGTCATTATTGATGCACGTAATGACTATGAATTTGATTTAGGTCATTTTCGTGGCGCAATTCGCCCAGACATCACACGCTTTAGAGATTTACCTGACTGGATTAAAGAGAATAAAGAGTTATTTGCAGATAAAAAAGTTGTCACATATTGTACTGGCGGTATTCGTTGTGAAAAATTTTCTGGCTGGTTATTAAAAGAAGGTTTCGAAGATGTAGCGCAGCTTCACGGCGGTATAGCTACATATGGTAAAGATCCTGAAACAAAAGGTCAATATTGGGACGGTAAAATGTATGTATTTGATGACCGTATCAGTGTTGATATCAACCAAGTTGAAAAAACAATTATTGGTAAGGATTGGTTTGATGGTAAACCATGTGAACGCTATATTAATTGCGCCAACCCTGAATGTAATAAGCAAATATTAGTTTCAGAAGAAAATGAAGCCAAATATTTAGGAGCATGCTCTTATGAATGTGCTAAACATGAGCGTAATCGTTATGTTCAAGCAAACAATATTAGTGATAACGAGTGGCAACATCGTTTAACAAACTTTGATGATTTACACCAACATGCTTAG